A region from the Coffea eugenioides isolate CCC68of chromosome 9, Ceug_1.0, whole genome shotgun sequence genome encodes:
- the LOC113748429 gene encoding F-box/kelch-repeat protein At3g23880-like, producing the protein MSDNLPEELLIEILTRVPVKSLICFTLVSKAWYGLITSPNFITTHLTKIHTEKIPNNPSLLLIRRYTKDDKKEHYTINRDDEEDGHENGGGNGQFAKKSVELDFPFKSLIGYFRIVGTCNGLICLSDDLFGTTKPIILWNPSVRKSVTSPAPTINPPLPYMFVLGFGADSSQDYKVVRIVYHRDGQFDFLLPPEVEVYSLSMGFWRRLINVGIKVCIADFLWSQAFVNGAVHWIAYHPRRSDNDSGSFGSLILGFDMDNEVFNEIMLPDDLAHELATNLFISVYKGSLAVIKYPRWEDNGSCSVWAMEEYGVWESWTQLYAIDLVQGMEKVVGFRKNGDVFVAKESKGLVLYNPKTGFTEDLGIWGSTRSFYIYNFEETLVLFERQNAVVEEEEEFGDGRAFQENGGIDLDEEPSRNEDYFDAQETITDGLANFYISGQGRY; encoded by the exons ATGTCAGATAATTTGCCTGAAGAGCTATTGATCGAAATTCTCACAAGGGTTCCTGTCAAATCCCTCATATGTTTCACCTTAGTATCCAAAGCATGGTATGGTCTCATCACAAGCCCCAATTTCATCACCACTCATCTCACCAAAATCCACACAGAAAAAATCCCAAATAATCCCTCCCTTCTGCTCATCAGACGCTATACGAAGGACGACAAGAAGGAGCACTACACAATCAACcgagatgatgaagaagatggcCATGAAAATGGAGGAGGAAATGGCCAATTTGCCAAGAAATCAGTTGAGCTTGACTTCCCTTTCAAATCCTTAATTGGGTATTTCAGAATTGTGGGAACTTGCAATGGGTTGATTTGTTTGTCTGATGATTTGTTCGGTACCACAAAACCCATTATTTTGTGGAACCCTTCGGTTCGAAAATCAGTAACCTCTCCAGCTCCAACTATTAATCCTCCATTGCCGTATATGTTTGTTTTGGGATTTGGGGCTGATTCGAGCCAGGATTATAAAGTGGTCAGGATTGTTTATCACAGAGATGGGCAATTTGATTTTCTGCTCCCGCCTGAGGTTGAAGTTTATAGCCTTAGTATGGGATTTTGGAGGAGATTAATAAATGTTGGGATTAAGGTTTGCATTGCTGATTTCTTATGGTCACAAGCTTTTGTGAATGGTGCTGTGCACTGGATTGCTTATCATCCACGTAGAAGTGATAATGATAGTGGTTCATTTGGTAGTTTGATTTTGGGATTTGATATGGATAATGAAGTGTTCAATGAGATCATGCTGCCAGACGACTTGGCTCATGAGCTTGCTACGAATCTGTTTATATCTGTGTATAAGGGTTCTCTTGCTGTGATTAAGTATCCAAGGTGGGAGGATAATGGATCCTGTTCCGTTTGGGCTATGGAGGAATATGGAGTTTGGGAGTCATGGACTCAGTTGTATGCCATTGATTTAGTGCAAGGGATGGAAAAAGTTGTTGGATTTAGGAAGAATGGTGATGTTTTTGTGGCCAAGGAGAGCAAGGGGCTGGTTTTGTACAATCCTAAGACTGGTTTCACTGAGGATCTTGGAATATGGGGGAGCACTAGGTCGTTTTACATTTACAATTTTGAAGAGACACTCGTTTTGTTTGAAAGACAAAATGCAGTTGTTGAGGAGGAAGAGGAATTTGGTGATGGTCGTGCTTTTCAAGAAAATGGTGGAATTGACCTTGATGAAGAGCCTAGCAGAAATGAAGATTACTTTGATGCACAGGAAAC GATTACGGACGGATTGGCAAACTTTTATATCTCTGGGCAAGGGAGGTACTAA
- the LOC113783029 gene encoding oligosaccharyltransferase complex subunit ostc-like, whose product MPPKSEPQNLSSSAMESSDSSIDPFFHVLKILPYSFLRPPRLRLKLPSFTLPSAMTVYALILLTYFLVVSGLVYDVIVEPPGIGSTQDPRTGSVRPVVFLPGRVNGQYIIEGLSSGFMFVLGGTGIVLLDLALDKNRAKSVKVSFASAGVAFVVIAYVMSILFIRIKIPAYLR is encoded by the coding sequence ATGCCTCCAAAATCCGAGCCCCAAAACCTCTCCTCCTCCGCCATGGAATCTTCCGACTCCTCCATCGACCCATTCTTCCACGTCCTCAAAATCCTTCCCTACTCCTTCCTCCGCCCTCCTCGTCTACGTCTAAAGCTCCCATCCTTCACTCTTCCATCCGCCATGACCGTCTACGCCTTGATCCTCCTCACCTACTTCCTCGTCGTGTCAGGGCTCGTCTACGATGTCATCGTTGAACCTCCGGGCATCGGATCTACTCAGGATCCTCGCACCGGATCAGTTAGACCTGTTGTTTTCCTCCCGGGTCGGGTCAATGGGCAGTATATTATCGAAGGGCTCTCCTCCGGGTTCATGTTTGTTCTTGGCGGAACTGGGATTGTGCTTTTGGACTTGGCTCTGGACAAAAATCGGGCTAAAAGCGTCAAGGTTTCGTTTGCTTCAGCTGGGGTTGCTTTTGTTGTGATTGCTTATGTTATGAGTATATTGTTCATTCGTATTAAGATCCCGGCTTATCTCCGCTGA
- the LOC113783188 gene encoding F-box protein At4g22390-like, whose product MGWFVCVMICLGFDYKVVRIVYDRLYGLSVGVEVFVNGVMHWLAHRRKGSFGNSIMGFDMKDEIFIEIFLPEALVDERAANLCLMKHGGCLAVMKYNGYENNYSLWVMKEYRNVESWKRLYNIGLVEGMENVIGFSNNGHLFVTMFVDEMFVSDPASGVLVSFDLESRKIKDLEIFGKLGSIYVENFVESLVLLEG is encoded by the exons ATGGGTTGGTTTGTCTGTGTGATGATATGTTTG GGATTTGACTATAAAGTTGTGAGGATTGTGTATGATCGACTTTATGGCTTGTCTGTTGGGGTTGAG GTATTTGTCAACGGGGTTATGCATTGGCTTGCACATCGTAGGAAAGGAAGTTTTGGGAATTCAATAATGGGGTTTGATATGAAAGATGAAATTTTCATAGAGATCTTCTTACCGGAAGCTTTGGTGGATGAGCGTGCTGCAAATTTGTGTCTTATGAAACATGGTGGTTGTCTTGCTGTGATGAAGTACAATGGATATGAGAACAATTATAGCCTTTGGGTGATGAAGGAATATAGGAATGTGGAGTCGTGGAAGAGGCTGTATAATATTGGATTAGTGGAAGGGATGGAGAATGTGATTGGATTTAGTAACAACGGTCATCTTTTCGTGACAATGTTTGTGGATGAGATGTTTGTTAGTGATCCTGCAAGTGGAGTGCTGGTTTCATTTGACCTTGAGAGCAGAAAAATTAAGgatcttgaaatttttgggaAGCTTGGTTCGatttatgttgaaaattttGTGGAGAGCCTAGTCTTGCTTGAAGGATAA